One window from the genome of Saccharomyces mikatae IFO 1815 strain IFO1815 genome assembly, chromosome: 4 encodes:
- the SMKI04G0440 gene encoding uncharacterized protein (similar to Saccharomyces cerevisiae YDL199C; ancestral locus Anc_8.446), translating to MRPPLSMSRSNKPLSQEAESSAHIDRAHQRAQDFNSKQNDTALTSLPHKNPDIFRFENNTTAHSSRRGSLYRDSDATVVLPLSEHTPRLSMDDPYRQLLQQAEISQLRSKKKRHSSRTLRVSFILFVVLVSSLSGLDQGLISGNVVTLSFQKYFHYPLTSSLGNIVSVVNLGAFMASLFVYSGILETYSRKKMLQISTMIYFWGAIIQVLALNQWCLLLGRFVLGVGMGFAFAMAVIYQFEFPLPYIRKQTFISIQCVSSVIAYSFGIWVNCAFRYLNLTWKYPLSTHVFFGIVLNLMSFYLILESPTWLLKKKNDVEALVLTSNIFDDCDFEGKQTQLKFRTLKRDILLKSHLQKNTYPYAYILKDFSLIIKILICFQLLTRLNGVDVFLYYSPLILQQMGRGERKSIYLTGLNALIYVIVISAYYPFILRKRKEKTNVILGSIVMCGLLFIISCMDWLPKNTTKYISILFFVFLVTHFISWDSIGWTMIIELLPHLSQAPVILLLSNFYWFFKWFTSLITPILIDRLSWSFYLIPSLSSFISIVFVLKSFPIVNGDERLVSDGDSAENVSDNSDVVFCDTDSDFSSSPSFSAYQINTLGSSIKQNNQAYSSIPNDPILPKDGDVSNQAQGAEPNVYFITSDSGPSRTGEFFSFHNRTDPDIKEDVAANQPNSSRDQNSPGDMAAA from the coding sequence atgagacCTCCACTAAGCATGTCACGTTCAAATAAACCACTTTCTCAAGAAGCTGAAAGCTCGGCGCATATCGATAGAGCACATCAACGGGCACAGGATTTCAACAGTAAACAGAATGATACGGCACTCACTTCATTGCCTCACAAGAACCCTGACATATTCAGGTTTGAAAATAACACTACGGCTCATAGCTCACGTCGTGGTTCTCTATACAGAGATAGCGACGCTACTGTCGTTTTGCCGCTCTCTGAACATACCCCTAGATTATCAATGGACGATCCGTACCGCCAATTATTGCAACAGGCTGAGATCTCGCAACTACgaagtaagaaaaaaagacattCCAGTCGAACCTTGCGAGTTTCATTTATATTATTTGTGGTGTTAGTTTCGTCATTATCAGGTCTGGACCAGGGTCTCATATCTGGTAACGTTGTGACGCTATCATTCCAGAAGTATTTTCATTACCCACTGACTTCTTCATTAGGCAATATTGTGAGTGTTGTTAATTTGGGTGCTTTCATGGCGTCTTTGTTTGTATACTCCGGCATCCTGGAGACTTATagcaggaaaaaaatgcttcaAATAAGCACAATGATATACTTTTGGGGTGCTATTATTCAAGTCCTAGCTCTAAATCAATGGTGTTTACTATTGGGAAGGTTTGTACTCGGAGTAGGTATGGGGTTTGCCTTTGCTATGGCAGTAATTTATCAATTCGAGTTTCCTCTTCCATATATAAGAAAACAGACATTTATTTCCATTCAGTGTGTGTCTAGTGTCATTGCATATTCATTCGGAATTTGGGTTAATTGCGCTTTCAGATATTTGAACCTTACATGGAAATATCCTTTGTCAACACATGTTTTTTTCGGGATAGTACTGAATCTAATGTCGTTCTACCTGATATTAGAATCTCCAACCTGGcttttaaaaaagaaaaatgatgtGGAGGCGTTAGTTTTAACATCAaatatatttgatgattGTGATTTCGAGGGAAAACAAACTCAGTTGAAATTTAGAACTCTCAAAAGAGACATACTACTAAAGTCACACCTTCAAAAGAACACCTATCCTTACGCttatattttgaaggatttttctttaataataaaaatattgatatgTTTCCAGTTGCTTACAAGATTGAATGGTGTCGATGTCTTCTTATACTACTCACCTTTAATATTGCAACAAATGGGAAGgggagaaagaaaatctatTTATTTAACAGGACTCAATGCTTTGATTTACGTTATCGTGATATCAGCATATTACCCTTTCATATTACGGAAACGTAAAGAGAAAACGAACGTGATACTGGGTTCAATTGTGATGTGTGGACTTTTGTTCATCATATCATGTATGGACTGGCTTCCCAAGAATACGACGAAGTATATTTCAATTCTGTTTTTCGTATTTCTTGTCACACACTTCATTAGTTGGGACTCTATAGGATGGACTATGATCATTGAACTCCTGCCCCACTTATCACAAGCTCCGGTAATACTGCTGCTCTCAAACTTTTATTggtttttcaaatggttTACCAGTTTAATAACACCTATACTTATTGACCGCTTGTCTTGGAGTTTCTATCTTATTCCATCCCTATCTTCCTTTATTTCAATTGTATTTGTGTTGAAATCCTTCCCTATCGTGAACGGAGATGAGAGACTGGTTTCTGATGGTGACTCTGCTGAAAATGTTAGCGACAACTCTGATGTTGTGTTTTGTGATACTGATTCTGACTTCTCATCTTCGCCATCCTTCTCTGCTTACCAGATAAATACTTTGGGAAGCAGCattaaacaaaataacCAAGCATACTCGTCAATTCCAAACGATCCAATTTTACCTAAGGACGGAGACGTATCAAACCAGGCTCAAGGAGCTGAACCAAATGTTTATTTCATTACATCTGATTCAGGGCCCTCAAGGACAGGGGAATTTTTTAGCTTTCATAATAGAACAGATCCGGATATTAAGGAGGACGTTGCTGCAAATCAACCGAATTCAAGTAGGGACCAAAATTCACCTGGAGACATGGCAGCTGCTTAA
- the GGC1 gene encoding Ggc1p (similar to Saccharomyces cerevisiae GGC1 (YDL198C); ancestral locus Anc_8.445) codes for MPHTDKKQSGLARLLGSASAGIMEIAVFHPVDTISKRLMSNHTKITSNHELNRVIFRDHFSEPLGKRLFTLFPGLGYAASYKVLQRVYKYGGQPFANEFLNKHYKKDFDNLFGEKTGKAMRSAAAGSLIGIGEIVLLPLDVLKIKRQTNPEAFKGRGFIKILKDEGLFNLYRGWGWTAARNAPGSFALFGGNAFAKEYILGLKDYSQATWSQNFISSIVGACSSLIVSAPLDVIKTRIQNKNFDNPESGLKIVKNTLKNEGITAFFKGLTPKLLTTGPKLVFSFALAQSLIPRFDNLLSK; via the coding sequence ATGCCTCATACCGATAAGAAGCAATCAGGATTGGCTCGTCTTTTGGGATCTGCCTCTGCAGGTATAATGGAAATTGCTGTTTTCCATCCTGTGGACACCATCTCCAAAAGACTGATGTCTAACCACACCAAAATAACCTCCAATCATGAACTGAACCGTGTTATTTTTCGTGACCATTTCAGCGAACCTTTGGGTAAACGTTTATTTACGTTGTTCCCAGGTCTTGGTTACGCTGCATCTTACAAAGTTCTACAAAGAGTGTATAAATATGGTGGCCAACCTTTTGCTAACGAGTTTTTAAACAAGCACTACAAAAAGGATTTTGATAATCTTTTTGGAGAGAAGACTGGTAAGGCAATGAGATCTGCCGCTGCTGGTTCTTTGATTGGTATTGGTGAAATCGTTCTTTTGCCGCTGGACGTGTTGAAGATCAAGAGGCAGACTAATCCTGAAGCTTTCAAAGGTAGAGGTTTTatcaagattttgaaagacGAAGGTCTGTTTAACTTATACAGAGGTTGGGGCTGGACCGCTGCTAGAAATGCCCCCGGTTCTTTCGCACTTTTTGGTGGTAATGCATTTGCCAAAGAGTATATCTTGGGTTTAAAAGATTATTCTCAAGCTACTTGGtctcaaaatttcatcTCCTCCATTGTCGGTGCTTGCTCTTCTTTAATCGTTTCTGCCCCATTAGATGTCATCAAGACCagaattcaaaataaaaattttgataacCCTGAAAGCGGGTTGAAAATCGTCAAAAACACTTTAAAAAACGAAGGTATTACTGCGTTCTTTAAGGGTTTAACACCTAAATTACTAACTACAGGTCCAAAACTGGTCTTCTCGTTTGCGTTGGCTCAATCATTGATCCCTAGGTTTGACAACCTATTGAGCAAGTAA
- the ASF2 gene encoding Asf2p (similar to Saccharomyces cerevisiae ASF2 (YDL197C); ancestral locus Anc_8.443) — protein sequence MSENRGVLDSIICNAIDGSDHESSSSFYTDEEYAAVTKDFTNPRVQKRPSSKKKKSRINDLQSLVSHYQENEAALVSSTKVLSREIMGYEIKIASLYGQMKSVMDENNVLKEAYKSFSKKKVEPLRLPSSDEEPIHEGSGLLVDLKKEICAKLQDYNDIQSTVNTKLDEIHMFYEKYYEGLELKVNDKLFEEETSKELAKVRQELKDVRKNSEIKVNNLKMQLIQTTNSLELLKKEAKAKDDCLKSIPELVEKTNRTLLSYKKSIANQKETIEALQAELSLQLEAQPQKGTQSQVQALTNVTLVDPFDENGSKDLLSIQERELQELRLYRKISDEKSRTAHLHLERQNNTIKLLQSYIQSLVQRLPPSQQHKLRNDQSSENVPAMANAPNSVSFLPLQSRHLEADSDPQRFLPAIPDGNSGSEKGTVSVAPKLNLDHISRPPYFTKLRPPHLINLNSLTLKTLPKAIKSTYTDPQQLVDDHQLPSNDKPQENANNTDPSKIETVEPVTVGTPASTEVQTLKDSNLFPETT from the coding sequence ATGTCAGAGAACCGTGGTGTCTTGGATTCCATCATTTGCAATGCAATTGATGGTAGCGATCATGAGTCTAGCTCATCGTTCTACAcagatgaagaatatgCGGCTGTGACGAAGGATTTTACAAATCCCAGAGTGCAAAAGAGGCCATcttcgaaaaaaaagaaaagcagaATCAACGACCTGCAGTCCTTGGTAAGCCACTACCAGGAGAACGAAGCTGCTTTGGTGTCTAGCACCAAAGTACTGTCCCGCGAGATCATGGGTTATGAAATTAAGATAGCTAGTTTATATGGACAGATGAAAAGTGTCATGGATGAAAACAATGTGCTGAAAGAAGCATATAAAagcttttccaaaaagaaGGTAGAACCCCTTCGGTTGCCCTCTAGCGATGAAGAACCCATCCATGAAGGATCGGGTCTGCTTGTTGATctcaagaaagaaatttgcGCCAAGCTGCAGGATTACAATGACATTCAGAGCACAGTGAATACAAAATTGGATGAGATTCATATGTTCTACGAAAAGTACTACGAAGGGCTTGAACTGAAAGTTAACGATAAACTGTTCGAGGAAGAAACGTCAAAAGAGTTGGCTAAAGTGAGGCAAGAGCTGAAGGACGTGAGAAAGAATTCCGAGATCAAAGTGAATAACTTGAAAATGCAACTAATACAGACAACCAATTCGCTAGAGctcttgaaaaaagaagctaAAGCGAAGGATGACTGTCTAAAGAGTATTCCTGAGCTCGTCGAAAAAACCAATCGCACGTTGTTATCGTACAAGAAAAGCATCGCCAACCAGAAGGAGACTATTGAAGCATTACAAGCGGAATTGTCCCTACAATTAGAAGCACAACCGCAAAAGGGGACCCAATCTCAAGTACAAGCGCTCACCAACGTGACCCTTGTGGACCCTTTTGACGAGAACGGTTCGAAGGATTTGTTATCCATTCAGGAAAGGGAGCTACAAGAACTACGGTTGTACAGGAAAATAAGCGATGAGAAAAGCCGAACAGCTCACTTGCATTTAGAAAGACAAAATAACACTATCAAACTGCTCCAGAGTTACATACAATCATTAGTCCAAAGACTGCCACCGTCTCAGCAGCACAAACTTCGCAACGACCAATCATCTGAGAACGTCCCCGCTATGGCAAATGCACCAAATTCTGTTTCGTTCTTACCGCTGCAGTCGAGGCATCTGGAAGCAGACAGCGACCCCCAACGGTTCTTACCAGCAATTCCAGACGGGAATTCAGGGTCTGAAAAAGGCACAGTGTCAGTTGCCCCTAAACTGAATCTTGACCACATTTCGAGACCACCTTACTTTACAAAACTGCGACCACCGCACCTTATCAACTTAAATTCTCTGACATTAAAAACGCTGCCAAAAGCCATAAAAAGTACTTACACTGATCCACAGCAGCTCGTTGACGATCATCAACTTCCTTCAAACGACAAACCGCAAGAAAACGCGAACAATACTGATCCGTCCAAAATAGAGACAGTGGAACCTGTCACAGTGGGCACGCCAGCTTCCACCGAAGTGCAAACCTTGAAGGATTCAAACCTCTTCCCCGAAACTACATAA